From the Lathyrus oleraceus cultivar Zhongwan6 chromosome 4, CAAS_Psat_ZW6_1.0, whole genome shotgun sequence genome, one window contains:
- the LOC127136150 gene encoding uncharacterized protein LOC127136150 yields MELERRNTKKYTFKCPDLTELKKLSSMIVSPEDFRAQCGRFMGILKAKVEDGVLNTLVQFYDPLYHCFTFPDYQLMPTPEEYSYWFGLPVSNKLPFSGSEKTPTSTTIAEALHLETFVVKDNFIKKGGILGLTSRFLLEKAFIFAEEDSIDAFEAILAQLIYGIVLFPNIDDFVDVNAIRIFLIGNLVPTLLGDTYHSIHHRTKKGGGTILCCAPLLYKWFISHLPRSRLFRENPQKLRWSQRFMSIDQGSIHWYDPSYDVGVIIDSCGDFPNVPLIGVHGGINYNLILARRQLGYPVADKPDNLLLSGFFYLNDEESSGLKDRIIHALRNIHRKGKDRLGRKNCVAFEPYTRWVCARANELKMPYALEKPSCPYAITSSSTIPIENREEFQEILDRLKLERDTWEVKLNHQYNTRASRRRRMSQLEQENQELREEVITLKDSLERLTTMMDTLVAAQNQSSNNSQDPLQRTSISENFLTPIPVAAVNAQQYHMPPGFP; encoded by the exons ATGGAACTTGAAAGAAGGAATACCAAGAAATACACTTTCAAATGTCCTGACTTAACAGAGTTGAAGAAGCTTAGTTCTATGATAGTTAGTCCAGAGGATTTCAGAGCTCAGTGTGGAAGATTTATGGGTATCTTGAAGGCCAAGGTTGAAGATGGAGTTCTCAACACACTGGTACAATTTTATGATCCactctaccattgcttcacatttccagaCTACCAACTTATGCCTACTCCAGAAGAATACTCTTATTGGTTTGGTTTGCCAGTCTCTAACAAATTACCATTCAGTGGTTCAGAGAAGACCCCTACATCCACAACTATTGCAGAAGCACTTCACCTAGAAACGTTTGTTGTGAAGGATAACTTCATCAAAAAAGGAGGGATTCTAGGTCTAACCTCTAGATTCCTGTTGGAGAAAGCCTTTATCTTTGCTGAAGAAGATAGTATAGATGCCTTTGAAGCCATTTTGGCTCAACTCATTTATGGAATTGTACTCTTCCCAAACATTGATGACTTCGTGGATGTTAATGCTATACGAATCTTCTTAATTGGTAACCTAGTACCCACATTACTTGGAGATACCTACCATTCTATCCATCACAGGACTAAGAAAGGTGGTGGAACCATTCTTTGTTGTGCACCTCTcctatataagtggtttatttctcacttgcccAGATCTAGGCTCTTCAGGGAGAATCCGCAGAAGCTCAGATGGTCTCAGAGGTTCATGTCCATTGATCAAGGGAGTATACATTGGTATGACCCCTCCTATGATGTTGGAGTaattattgacagttgtggtgacTTTCCTAACGTACCTCTCATTGGTGTACATGGGGGAATTAACTATAACCTCATCCTTGCCAGACGCCAGTTAGGATATCCTGTGGCAGATAAACCCGACAACCTTCTGTTGTCAGGTTTCTTTTACCTCAACGACGAAGAGAGTTCCGGTTTGAAGGATAGAATCATACATGCTTTGCGCAACATTCACAGAAAAGGAAAAGACCGATTAGGAAGaaagaattgtgttgcttttgAGCCCTACACCCGATGGGTTTGTGCTAGAGCAAATGAACTTAAGATGCCATATGCTCTGGAGAAGCCCTCATGTCCTTATGCTATAACATCATCATCCACCATTCCTATTGAGAATAGGGAAGAGTTTCAAGAAATTTTGGATAGGTTGAAATTGGAAAGAGACACTTGGGAAG TCAAACTGAATCACCAGTACAATACTCGAGCCAGTCGCCGGAGAAGGATGAGTCAACTTGAACAAGAAAACCAAGAGCTCAGGGAGGAAGTAATCACCTTGAAAGACAGTTTGGAAAGGCTTACTACTATGATGGATACTTTggtggctgctcagaatcagtcaTCGAACAATTCTCAAGATCCATTGCAACGAACATCAATCTCTGAGAACTTCTTGACGCCCATTCCGGTGGCGGCCGTCAACGCTCAACAATATCACATGCCACCTGGTTTCCCTTAG